The Candidatus Protochlamydia phocaeensis genome contains a region encoding:
- a CDS encoding histidine phosphatase family protein, translated as MKVHEKSFYFVRHGETDFNLRQILTSEEDVSLNERGIQQAKSIQLIIEKLPIKTICVSPLKRAQETKAILAERLACPTIIIENLRECSGDVWMRMTAGEGMLIPASYCSDVEYFFRRTIQGINEALSYPGPVLIVAHGGIHWALCHHLSIQHEKKIGNCIPVHFDANPLEGWKATCLSAKK; from the coding sequence ATGAAAGTTCATGAGAAAAGTTTTTATTTTGTACGGCATGGCGAGACGGATTTTAATCTTCGCCAGATCTTAACGAGTGAAGAAGATGTCTCTTTAAATGAGAGAGGAATCCAGCAAGCCAAAAGCATTCAATTAATTATTGAGAAGCTGCCTATTAAGACTATTTGCGTGAGTCCTCTTAAGCGGGCTCAAGAGACAAAAGCTATTCTTGCTGAACGACTTGCTTGTCCAACGATTATTATTGAGAATTTAAGAGAGTGCTCGGGAGATGTTTGGATGAGAATGACTGCTGGAGAGGGCATGCTTATCCCAGCTAGCTATTGTTCTGATGTAGAATATTTCTTTCGAAGAACAATTCAAGGCATCAATGAAGCGTTAAGCTATCCAGGGCCTGTTCTAATTGTGGCCCATGGAGGAATTCATTGGGCTTTATGCCACCATTTATCTATTCAGCATGAAAAAAAAATTGGCAATTGTATTCCTGTTCATTTTGATGCAAACCCTTTAGAGGGATGGAAGGCGACATGTCTTTCAGCAAAAAAGTAA
- a CDS encoding LysE family translocator encodes MLFNLLAEGTLIGFLIAMPVGPIGMLCIRNSLSWGMRYGFATGMGAALADALYGALAGFGIATLTPLIMDYQFWFQLSGGVFLCYLGWNTLRINRIKEQHGFKKSSLRRVFLTTFFLTLTNPLTILCFAGVYAGLGVGLNESGLDTAFTLTIGVFIGSAIWWLLLSSTTALLRKKLNSSVSKWINRVSGTILIGFGLAAFLI; translated from the coding sequence ATGCTATTTAATTTACTAGCCGAAGGAACCTTGATTGGTTTTTTGATAGCTATGCCAGTGGGGCCAATTGGCATGCTATGCATCCGCAACTCTCTTTCCTGGGGAATGCGTTATGGCTTTGCAACGGGAATGGGCGCTGCCCTAGCCGATGCTTTATATGGCGCCCTTGCAGGATTTGGAATAGCAACGTTAACGCCTTTAATTATGGATTACCAATTCTGGTTTCAGCTAAGCGGAGGAGTTTTCTTATGCTATTTGGGCTGGAATACCTTGCGGATCAATCGCATTAAAGAGCAGCATGGGTTCAAGAAAAGCAGCTTAAGGCGTGTTTTTTTAACGACTTTTTTCCTTACCCTCACCAATCCTTTGACAATCCTCTGCTTTGCCGGAGTGTATGCTGGGCTAGGGGTAGGCTTAAATGAAAGCGGCCTAGATACAGCCTTTACACTTACAATAGGCGTATTTATCGGATCTGCCATTTGGTGGCTGCTCTTGAGCAGTACAACAGCTCTGCTAAGAAAAAAGCTCAATTCCTCTGTCTCTAAATGGATCAATCGAGTCTCCGGCACCATTTTAATAGGTTTTGGGCTAGCGGCTTTTTTGATTTAA
- a CDS encoding HAD family hydrolase yields the protein MLKFLSFLFPLFCLTCLPSLVSAQTPPVKIIVFDFGGVIAKGDKQEIGNYIAKTFDISPEEGLKSQTELKQYLTQGGSEQDFWKMYAQSKGKSLPDQWIEKLDQVRLRAIKEIPGMVNVVKTLQKQGYQTALLSNVRMSQAKLKRQLGYYSLFDPVLLSYEIGVDKPNAKAYQILLDTLGAPPERVLFIDNKPQNIEAAKSMGIDAILFQNADQLIREFRQRGIIISQDNQEATSPAASAQIKNP from the coding sequence ATGCTTAAATTTCTTTCATTTCTATTCCCTCTTTTTTGCTTAACCTGTCTGCCTAGTCTAGTTTCCGCTCAAACTCCCCCAGTTAAAATCATTGTCTTTGATTTTGGCGGAGTGATTGCCAAAGGAGACAAGCAAGAAATTGGCAATTATATAGCAAAAACTTTTGATATTTCCCCTGAAGAGGGTCTAAAATCGCAAACAGAGCTCAAGCAATATCTAACGCAAGGGGGTAGCGAACAGGATTTTTGGAAAATGTATGCACAATCAAAGGGAAAAAGCTTACCAGATCAGTGGATAGAAAAACTGGACCAAGTCCGCTTAAGAGCGATTAAAGAGATTCCGGGAATGGTGAATGTTGTTAAGACTCTTCAAAAGCAAGGCTATCAAACAGCGCTTCTTTCCAATGTACGGATGAGCCAAGCTAAGCTAAAACGCCAATTAGGCTACTACTCTCTCTTTGATCCTGTCCTTTTATCCTATGAAATAGGGGTAGATAAGCCTAATGCCAAAGCTTATCAAATTTTACTGGATACCTTAGGAGCGCCGCCGGAAAGAGTCCTATTCATTGATAACAAACCTCAAAATATTGAAGCGGCCAAATCAATGGGAATAGATGCCATTTTGTTTCAAAATGCCGATCAATTAATTCGCGAATTCAGACAAAGAGGCATTATTATCTCTCAAGACAATCAAGAAGCGACTTCCCCTGCTGCATCCGCCCAAATAAAAAACCCTTAA
- a CDS encoding HAD family hydrolase → MASKYLFKVLTLLLVLVGLPSLHAQPQATSVKAIVFDFSGVIAKKDKGQIVQFVATSLSISPDHAQEALQNLKHCLKKGSNEEDFWQVYAQSIGRKLPANWLQQLDQARLKAIVEIPGMVNLVKNLQKNGFQTALLSNGGTSRARLKDQIDLYNLFHPVLLSSDIGIAKPNPKVFQILLDTLQLSANQVLLIDNKAENIQAAKKLGIDGIEFKNPDQLIQELDKRGIRVSTAP, encoded by the coding sequence ATGGCAAGTAAATATTTATTTAAAGTGCTTACCCTCTTGCTTGTTTTAGTTGGCTTACCCTCTCTTCACGCCCAGCCACAGGCCACAAGCGTCAAGGCCATCGTTTTTGACTTTAGCGGAGTGATTGCGAAGAAAGATAAGGGGCAGATCGTCCAATTTGTAGCTACTTCTCTGTCCATTTCCCCAGATCATGCACAAGAAGCCCTCCAAAATCTTAAACATTGCCTTAAGAAAGGCAGCAATGAAGAAGATTTCTGGCAAGTTTATGCTCAATCGATAGGCAGGAAACTCCCTGCTAATTGGCTTCAACAGCTCGATCAAGCCCGCTTAAAGGCCATTGTTGAAATTCCCGGAATGGTCAATTTAGTTAAAAATTTGCAAAAGAACGGATTCCAAACAGCCCTTTTATCCAATGGCGGGACAAGCCGCGCTCGCTTAAAAGATCAAATCGATTTATATAACCTTTTCCACCCCGTCCTCTTATCTAGCGATATTGGAATAGCTAAACCGAATCCAAAAGTGTTTCAAATCTTATTAGATACGCTTCAATTATCCGCCAACCAAGTGCTGCTGATTGATAATAAGGCTGAAAATATTCAAGCTGCAAAAAAGCTGGGAATAGATGGCATTGAATTCAAAAACCCGGATCAATTGATCCAAGAACTCGATAAAAGAGGCATTCGCGTATCTACTGCCCCTTAG
- a CDS encoding FAD-dependent oxidoreductase: MMKLFKWLSPLSFMSFTYFAYSEPTVVQLTPPSISRQTVSQELVCTRPMREGCFNISLQKHRQKEKEKLIVNCYGMGGSGWTTLFGSVNKAIELFEGTIPDKERPIRVIGSGCMGLTAAIELSRLDYRVDGITTKEAYDIPSWRAAGYFALVSVKTSPQEQANLNEIGMKTFLTYRKIEQGQHAYIGPEAVRLMPVFCSEETESGVEDLEARGLIPQKELVTLDFGNGVMHPGYIKYMTYFMNTTTLMRQLKAEVEKLGIPIKIETVTSYDDIDESVIFNCAGLGGRELNQDAHMVPVRGHLAVLSPAAGTEHMDYMIYTKVEQEGKEEYIYLFPKNCSVTPDQIAGINCAGVLGGTFIPHADQLSEEEQKELDRKEFKKLLDRNSLFFLGHPFLE, encoded by the coding sequence ATGATGAAATTATTTAAATGGTTATCCCCCCTTTCGTTTATGTCTTTTACGTATTTTGCTTATTCGGAGCCTACTGTTGTCCAATTGACGCCTCCTTCTATCTCTCGGCAAACAGTTTCCCAAGAGCTTGTTTGCACCCGCCCCATGCGTGAAGGATGCTTTAATATTTCCCTTCAGAAGCATCGGCAAAAGGAAAAAGAAAAGTTGATTGTAAATTGCTATGGCATGGGAGGGTCGGGATGGACAACCCTTTTTGGATCTGTCAATAAGGCTATTGAATTGTTCGAGGGAACAATACCGGATAAAGAGCGGCCTATCCGAGTAATCGGTTCCGGATGCATGGGATTAACTGCGGCTATTGAGCTTTCGCGTTTAGATTATCGTGTGGATGGGATAACAACAAAGGAAGCTTATGACATTCCTTCTTGGCGGGCAGCCGGCTACTTTGCTTTAGTGTCTGTGAAGACATCTCCTCAGGAACAAGCCAATTTAAATGAAATAGGCATGAAGACTTTTTTGACTTATCGAAAAATAGAACAAGGACAGCATGCCTATATTGGCCCTGAGGCAGTCCGTTTGATGCCTGTTTTCTGTAGCGAAGAGACTGAATCGGGAGTGGAAGATTTGGAAGCGCGCGGATTGATTCCCCAAAAAGAATTGGTCACCCTTGATTTTGGCAATGGAGTCATGCATCCCGGCTATATCAAATATATGACTTATTTTATGAATACAACGACTTTAATGCGCCAACTAAAGGCTGAAGTGGAAAAGCTGGGTATTCCCATTAAAATTGAAACGGTAACCTCCTATGATGACATAGACGAAAGCGTGATTTTTAATTGCGCCGGCTTGGGAGGAAGGGAACTGAACCAAGATGCCCATATGGTTCCTGTGCGAGGTCATCTAGCAGTCTTAAGCCCTGCAGCGGGAACGGAGCATATGGATTACATGATCTACACTAAGGTTGAGCAAGAAGGAAAAGAAGAATATATTTATCTTTTTCCCAAAAATTGTTCTGTCACACCTGATCAAATAGCAGGCATCAATTGCGCTGGCGTACTAGGCGGAACTTTTATTCCTCATGCCGACCAATTGTCCGAAGAAGAGCAAAAAGAGCTCGACCGCAAAGAATTTAAGAAGCTACTCGATCGCAATTCCCTGTTTTTCTTAGGCCATCCCTTTTTGGAATAA
- a CDS encoding sulfite exporter TauE/SafE family protein, whose amino-acid sequence MILTLLGALTIGLSLGLLGSGGSILTVPVLVFLLHRPDKLAIAESLAIVGTIALAGSIPYGIKRMIDWKSVVFFGLTGMIGAYLGACVSIYFSGKTQLVIFAITMLIAAWKMLAKPSEEKLIRTIPISFTMLVGFLVGCLTGFIGIGGGFLIVPALVLLLHLSIHLAIGTSLMIIAINAFTGFVKQFVMIEKMGLHVDSSVIILVSLLGIIGSWIGSLIAGSVPKDYLRKGFGISLIILGIFILFNKL is encoded by the coding sequence ATGATATTAACTTTATTGGGCGCCTTAACGATTGGATTAAGTTTGGGCTTGCTAGGATCAGGCGGATCCATTTTAACTGTTCCCGTGCTAGTTTTCCTTTTGCATCGTCCCGACAAGCTTGCCATTGCTGAGTCATTAGCCATCGTTGGAACCATTGCCTTGGCCGGATCAATTCCCTATGGAATCAAGCGAATGATTGATTGGAAAAGCGTTGTTTTCTTTGGGCTAACGGGAATGATCGGAGCCTATCTTGGCGCTTGTGTCTCAATTTATTTTAGCGGCAAAACCCAGCTTGTGATTTTTGCTATCACCATGCTTATCGCAGCCTGGAAAATGCTGGCAAAGCCAAGTGAAGAGAAATTAATCAGGACGATTCCCATCAGCTTCACCATGCTAGTCGGTTTTCTGGTTGGATGTTTGACGGGATTTATCGGAATTGGCGGCGGATTTCTCATTGTGCCCGCCCTTGTCCTTCTCTTGCATCTATCCATTCACTTGGCCATTGGAACAAGTTTGATGATTATTGCCATCAATGCCTTTACAGGCTTTGTCAAGCAGTTCGTAATGATAGAAAAGATGGGGCTGCATGTCGATTCATCGGTCATCATTTTAGTCTCCTTACTTGGCATTATTGGCAGTTGGATCGGCAGTCTGATTGCTGGGAGCGTACCTAAAGACTACTTGAGAAAAGGATTTGGAATCAGCCTTATCATTTTAGGGATTTTTATTCTGTTCAATAAACTCTAA
- a CDS encoding two pore domain potassium channel family protein, which translates to MMPDLAVKWNLSNFWPTKGFIGVFISLVATFVLIPLFNEGFYAHLLLQFCFTALILSILYTLSQQKKVLAAGAFLIVFSLIFDGLGLMRSSSTFVIIAYCGYCLYLGMAIFFLSIRVIAASLISTNLMFAAFTIYWLAGILWSRLYFLINIAIPHSFHGISEIKPENMFENGYGVQFDLLYFSLTTLTCLGVGDIVPIHRFAKSMMILEAVFGQLFVATFIAKVVSVWHRRS; encoded by the coding sequence ATGATGCCGGACTTGGCTGTTAAATGGAACTTATCTAATTTCTGGCCTACTAAAGGCTTTATCGGCGTTTTTATTAGCCTTGTGGCCACTTTTGTCCTTATCCCGCTATTCAACGAGGGATTCTATGCCCATCTTTTATTGCAATTTTGCTTTACCGCTTTAATTTTATCTATTCTCTATACCTTAAGCCAGCAAAAAAAAGTGTTGGCGGCAGGGGCTTTTTTAATTGTTTTTTCCTTGATTTTTGACGGATTAGGGTTGATGCGGTCCTCTTCAACTTTTGTAATAATCGCTTATTGCGGCTATTGCCTGTATTTAGGCATGGCGATTTTCTTTTTATCAATCAGGGTTATAGCCGCTTCGCTTATTAGCACGAACCTGATGTTTGCTGCTTTTACTATTTATTGGTTAGCGGGGATCCTTTGGTCCAGGCTTTATTTTTTAATTAATATCGCTATTCCGCATAGTTTTCATGGCATAAGTGAAATAAAACCTGAAAATATGTTTGAGAATGGCTATGGCGTACAATTTGATTTGCTATATTTTAGTTTGACAACGCTGACTTGCCTAGGAGTAGGGGATATTGTTCCCATCCATCGCTTTGCTAAGTCAATGATGATTTTAGAAGCCGTCTTTGGTCAGCTTTTTGTCGCGACTTTTATAGCCAAAGTCGTTAGCGTCTGGCATCGGCGCTCTTAG
- a CDS encoding efflux RND transporter periplasmic adaptor subunit, which yields MFRSLYLSLLLIVLAACSKTDIKPPPPKVDVTDYVVEPKTIPAVFDFIGFAESSHAVEIRARVEGYLDTIAYEEGQIVNEGQLLFQLDPRQYEAKVAQAKADVSKQEAILENAKLTVNRLTPLYEQKATSKKDLDNAIANQLSAEASLQASKAQLLDSKIQLDYTTIRSPVTGMADKAKFREGALISPGPDNLLTTVSVLDPMWVYFTISDNDILTVTQQQANKKLILPKDDQYKVEIILGDGNIFPYNGRVDFSSPTYDQSTGTMLVRAVFPNPKGGFYPEDYLRPGQFLRVKVYGAERPNAIFVPKRALLQKKGGMFVYLIDQDQKVIAQDVTVGEWYQDYQIITNGLKAGDRIVVDGINKIRPGTTVQVIGPWNAASDSKTPSSPQGK from the coding sequence ATGTTTCGATCTCTCTATCTTTCTCTTCTGTTGATTGTGTTAGCCGCTTGTTCCAAGACGGATATTAAGCCTCCACCCCCGAAAGTCGATGTAACAGACTACGTGGTTGAGCCTAAAACGATTCCTGCCGTTTTTGATTTTATCGGCTTTGCGGAAAGCAGCCATGCCGTAGAAATTCGAGCCCGGGTAGAAGGCTATCTAGATACGATTGCTTATGAAGAAGGGCAGATCGTCAATGAAGGGCAGCTTTTATTTCAATTAGATCCTAGACAGTATGAAGCGAAAGTGGCGCAAGCGAAAGCCGATGTCTCCAAGCAAGAAGCCATCTTAGAAAATGCCAAGCTCACCGTCAACCGCTTGACGCCTCTTTATGAACAAAAAGCGACTAGTAAAAAAGATTTAGACAATGCCATTGCCAATCAACTGTCTGCCGAAGCTTCCCTGCAGGCATCTAAGGCGCAATTATTGGACAGCAAAATTCAGTTGGATTATACGACGATCCGTTCGCCCGTCACGGGCATGGCAGATAAAGCCAAATTTAGAGAAGGCGCTTTAATTTCTCCGGGTCCCGATAATTTGCTGACAACGGTTTCTGTATTGGATCCAATGTGGGTGTATTTTACCATCTCGGACAATGACATTCTAACCGTGACACAGCAGCAAGCAAATAAAAAGCTGATTCTGCCTAAAGATGATCAATATAAGGTAGAAATTATTTTGGGCGATGGCAACATTTTTCCCTATAACGGCCGAGTCGACTTTAGCTCGCCCACTTATGACCAAAGTACAGGGACCATGCTAGTAAGAGCCGTTTTTCCCAATCCCAAGGGCGGCTTTTATCCGGAGGATTATTTGCGTCCGGGCCAATTTTTGCGAGTCAAGGTTTATGGAGCGGAGAGGCCCAATGCCATTTTTGTTCCTAAGCGGGCTTTATTGCAAAAAAAAGGCGGGATGTTCGTCTATCTCATTGATCAAGATCAAAAAGTCATTGCTCAAGATGTGACTGTTGGAGAATGGTATCAAGATTATCAAATCATCACAAATGGATTAAAAGCAGGCGATCGCATCGTGGTGGATGGCATTAATAAAATCCGTCCGGGGACAACAGTTCAGGTGATCGGGCCTTGGAACGCTGCTTCAGATTCAAAAACGCCTTCTTCGCCGCAGGGAAAATAG
- a CDS encoding efflux RND transporter permease subunit has product MLSSYFIDRPILSSVLSIFIFLAGLTSIFLLPIEQFPNVLPPQINVQTSYSGANAQTVANTIASPLEQQINGVENMIYMYSNSSSTGDYNLNVFFDIGSDIQQALIDVQNQANLAIPLLPEEVQKGGVNILKQTPAILLVIGVQSPDNRYDEIFLSNYTTVNIVEELQRTPGVSSVTIINDRTYAMRIWLDPALLVKYGLSPSDVANAIRDQNSEYSVGRLGEPPTHGPVELTLSISSVGRLSTPEEFEDIILKANPNGSLVQIKDVGRVELGAQRYDVVGTLNGVPTISIAIFQQYGANALAVADAIKKKMEHIAKDFPQGIEYSIPYDTTKFVIVSIHEVVKTIFEAAILVALVVFVFLQNMRLTLIPLQAMIISIVGAFAGMLILGLSINMLTLFGMVLAIGIVVDDAIVVIENVERNMRFHGYSAKEAAHQAMKEVTGPIIAIVLVLCSVFIPVAFLGGIAGQLYKQFALTISISVIISGFVALTLSPALSAILIKHRSTSRFTEWFDRFFDGFTNLYVIGARWLIIRPWIGLSAFVVLCGFVAWLFYIVPTSFVPNEDQGYLIGVVSMPEGSSLNRTVETSDQAEAIALKNPAVDLFFELSGYSFIDGLNRTNQATNFIVLKDWDQRTKRSESADAVMMQLYQQYSKIPQGNVLVFNPPAIQGLGTIGGFEFWIENRGSGDYAHLEEITHQFITKASQRPELTNLVSMITANTEQVYVNLDRSKARSLAVPINEVYSALQSLFGSYYVNNFNKFGRVYRVLLMAEPRLRTNPLDIEQVYVKSNTGKMIPLSTLVTLTNTAGPNLISRFNAFPSAKINGSASPGYSSGQAMQVMEEIAKEVLPEEMSFAWGGESYQEKATGGSSSKMMMAGLLMVFLILAALYEKWTLPLAIVLAVPFGLFGALLAVWLVGMNNDIYFQIGLITIIALAAKNAILIVEFAVIKHEEGLSFIEAAIEAGKLRFRAILMTSLTFIFGVVPLVLSTGAGANSRHSVGMGVLGGMISATFLAIFFVPLFFRLIQEWTSKKKKPTENAPLPPKA; this is encoded by the coding sequence ATGCTTTCGAGTTACTTTATCGATCGTCCCATTCTGTCCAGCGTGCTTTCCATTTTTATCTTTCTGGCCGGATTGACATCCATTTTCCTTCTTCCCATCGAGCAATTTCCCAATGTGCTTCCTCCACAAATCAACGTCCAGACTTCTTATTCGGGAGCGAATGCCCAAACCGTTGCCAATACGATCGCCTCTCCTCTTGAGCAGCAAATTAACGGCGTGGAAAACATGATCTATATGTATTCCAATAGCTCTTCGACAGGAGATTACAACCTCAACGTGTTTTTTGATATCGGATCAGATATCCAGCAGGCATTAATTGATGTGCAGAACCAGGCCAATTTGGCTATTCCCCTGCTTCCGGAAGAAGTGCAAAAAGGCGGCGTCAATATCCTTAAGCAAACGCCTGCTATCTTGCTTGTCATCGGCGTGCAATCTCCGGACAACCGCTATGATGAAATTTTTCTTAGCAACTATACAACAGTCAATATTGTAGAAGAGCTGCAACGCACGCCTGGAGTCAGCAGCGTCACGATCATCAATGACCGCACCTATGCCATGCGCATTTGGCTGGATCCTGCCCTTTTAGTCAAATACGGGCTATCGCCTAGCGATGTAGCCAATGCAATCCGGGATCAAAACTCCGAGTACTCGGTCGGCCGCTTAGGAGAGCCTCCCACTCACGGCCCTGTTGAATTGACGTTATCCATCTCAAGTGTGGGTCGTTTAAGCACGCCGGAAGAGTTTGAAGATATCATTTTAAAGGCCAATCCCAATGGATCACTTGTTCAAATCAAAGATGTCGGCCGCGTTGAGCTTGGCGCCCAGCGCTATGACGTAGTCGGAACGCTTAATGGCGTTCCCACCATTTCCATTGCCATTTTCCAACAGTATGGAGCGAATGCCTTAGCGGTAGCCGATGCCATCAAGAAAAAAATGGAACATATTGCCAAAGATTTTCCTCAAGGGATTGAATACTCCATCCCCTATGACACGACTAAGTTCGTTATTGTTTCCATCCATGAAGTCGTTAAAACGATTTTTGAAGCTGCCATATTAGTCGCCCTTGTCGTATTTGTATTTTTGCAGAACATGCGGCTGACGCTCATTCCCTTGCAGGCCATGATCATTTCCATTGTCGGTGCATTTGCAGGCATGCTGATACTTGGCCTGTCCATTAATATGTTGACTCTTTTCGGCATGGTGCTGGCTATTGGAATTGTCGTTGACGATGCGATTGTCGTCATTGAGAATGTCGAGCGCAATATGCGGTTTCACGGCTATTCAGCTAAAGAAGCCGCCCATCAAGCCATGAAAGAGGTGACAGGCCCCATTATTGCCATTGTCTTGGTTTTATGCTCAGTCTTTATTCCTGTCGCTTTTCTAGGCGGAATTGCAGGTCAATTATATAAGCAGTTTGCTTTGACCATTTCCATTTCTGTCATCATATCCGGCTTTGTGGCTTTGACTCTAAGCCCAGCTCTTTCAGCTATCTTGATCAAACATCGCAGTACCTCCAGATTTACAGAGTGGTTTGACCGTTTTTTTGATGGATTTACCAATCTATATGTGATCGGAGCCCGTTGGCTTATCATCCGCCCATGGATAGGACTATCCGCATTTGTGGTCCTCTGCGGATTCGTGGCTTGGCTTTTTTACATTGTCCCGACAAGCTTCGTTCCCAATGAGGACCAAGGCTATTTGATAGGCGTTGTCAGCATGCCGGAAGGATCCAGCCTTAACCGCACGGTTGAAACGTCCGATCAAGCTGAAGCGATTGCCCTAAAAAATCCAGCTGTCGACTTATTTTTCGAGCTGTCCGGCTACAGCTTTATCGACGGATTGAACCGCACGAATCAGGCTACTAATTTTATTGTCTTAAAGGATTGGGACCAGCGTACAAAGCGCAGCGAAAGTGCAGATGCTGTCATGATGCAGCTTTATCAGCAATACTCTAAAATTCCTCAGGGCAATGTTTTGGTCTTCAATCCTCCTGCCATTCAAGGGTTAGGAACGATCGGAGGCTTTGAATTTTGGATTGAGAATCGTGGATCGGGAGACTATGCCCATTTGGAGGAAATCACTCATCAATTCATCACCAAAGCCTCGCAACGGCCTGAATTGACTAATTTGGTTTCTATGATCACAGCTAATACGGAACAGGTTTATGTCAATCTTGATCGGTCCAAAGCGCGCTCTTTAGCTGTTCCGATTAATGAAGTATATAGCGCTTTGCAAAGCCTTTTCGGCTCTTATTACGTCAATAATTTCAATAAATTTGGCCGCGTCTATCGCGTCCTATTGATGGCCGAGCCGCGTTTGCGCACCAATCCTCTTGACATTGAGCAAGTGTATGTCAAATCCAATACCGGTAAAATGATTCCTTTAAGTACGCTTGTAACATTAACAAATACGGCCGGGCCTAATTTAATCAGTCGCTTCAACGCTTTTCCCTCTGCTAAAATCAATGGCAGCGCCTCTCCTGGCTACAGCTCAGGACAAGCCATGCAAGTAATGGAAGAAATTGCCAAAGAGGTCTTGCCAGAAGAGATGAGCTTTGCCTGGGGCGGCGAATCTTACCAAGAAAAAGCAACGGGCGGAAGCTCTTCGAAAATGATGATGGCTGGCCTGTTGATGGTCTTTTTAATCTTAGCTGCCCTATACGAAAAATGGACGCTTCCATTAGCCATTGTCCTCGCTGTGCCTTTTGGCCTTTTCGGCGCCCTGTTGGCTGTCTGGTTAGTAGGAATGAATAATGACATCTATTTTCAGATCGGCCTTATTACCATCATTGCCCTAGCTGCAAAGAACGCCATTTTGATTGTCGAATTTGCCGTGATCAAGCATGAAGAGGGATTATCTTTTATTGAAGCCGCCATTGAGGCCGGCAAGTTGCGTTTTCGAGCGATTTTAATGACATCCTTGACCTTCATTTTCGGCGTCGTTCCTTTAGTATTGAGTACAGGCGCAGGAGCCAATAGCCGCCATTCGGTAGGAATGGGAGTGCTAGGAGGAATGATCTCAGCAACCTTCTTGGCCATCTTCTTTGTTCCGCTTTTCTTCCGCTTGATTCAAGAGTGGACATCAAAAAAGAAAAAGCCGACTGAAAATGCTCCTTTACCCCCTAAGGCCTAA